Below is a window of Flavobacterium sp. CFS9 DNA.
AAATTCGGTTCCATTTTAAAACGACGCTCCTTGTTATGTCCCCACCATCCGGCAAATCTTGGCAAGTCCGGATTGTTGTGATGTTTTTCATGTACAAAACAACCTGAAGCATTCCCCGGTCCTGAATTCATATATTTATAACTGCACCAGGCCGCAAAATCTACATTCCAGTCGTGAAGCTGTAGTTTAATATTTCCTGCGGCATGTGCCAGATCCCAGCCCACTTTTGCTCCTGCTTTTTGACCTGCAGCAGTAATTGTTTTCATATCGAAAACCTGCCCGGTATAATAATTTACTCCTCCTATTAACACTAATGCCAATTCATCTCCGACTTCTTCAATTTTAGCCAGAATATCTTCAAGACGAATATTATGCTCTCCTTCACGGCGTTTAATTTCTACAATCGCATCTTCTGTTTTATAGCCATGAAAATGTACCTGACTTTGAAACATATATTGATCTGAAGGAAATGCTTTTTCCTCGCAGATGATTTTGTAACGGGTTGCTGTTGGCTGATAAAAGGAAACCATTAATAAATGAAGATTTACAGTCAACGTATTCATTACTGTCACTTCAGAAGGTAAAGCTCCCACTATTTTGCTCAGGGGTTCGGCGAATCTTTCCTGATAATCCCACCAGGGTTTCTCGGCATAAAAGTGACCTTCTACAGCAAGATTTGCCCAGTCATTCATTACTTCATCAATGTAAGCTTTGGTACGTTTTGGTTGTAATCCCAGAGAATTCCCCGTGAAATAAATCACTCTTTTGTCATTCACTTTTGGGAATATAAATTGGTCCTGATAATGGTTTAAAATATCCTCTGAATCGAGTTGTTTCGCAAATTCGCGTGTATTTTGAAAAGTCATTGTGTTTTTGTTTTGAATGCTAAAATAACAAAATTTGTTTATTTTGTTTGAAGTTTCAGGTTTCAAGTTACCAACAGAACCTGAAACCATTATAAAACAAAAACCCGACAAGTTTTAAAAACCTGTCGGGTTGGATATAACTATAAAATTTAATTATAGGATTAACATCGCATCTCCGTAAGAATAGAATTTGTATTCTTCTTTGATGGCTTCTTCGTAAGCTCTTTTCATTAAATCATGACCACAGAAAGCAGAAATCATCATTAATAATGTTGATTTTGGTGTGTGGAAGTTTGTAATCATACAGTTTGCAATACTAAAATCATGAGGAGGGAAAATAAATTTATTGGTCCAGCCTTCATAAGGATTTAAAGTATTTTGAGAGGAAACTGAACTTTCGATGGCACGCATCGAAGTTGTTCCAACTGCACAGATACGTTTTCTGCCCGCTTTTGCAGCATTTACGATATCACAAGCTTCTTGTCTGATGATCAATTCTTCAGAATCCATTTTGTGTTTAGACAAATCTTCAACCTCAACCGGGTTGAAAGTTCCTAAACCTACGTGAAGTGTTACTTCAGCAAAATTTACTCCTTTGATTTCTAATTTTTTCAAAAGGTGTTTTGAGAAGTGTAAACCTGCAGTTGGTGCCGCTACAGCTCCTTCTTCTTTTGCATAAATGGTTTGGTATCTTTCAGCATCTTCAGCCGTTACTTCTCTGTTGATGTATTTAGGAATTGGAGTTTCTCCAAGTTCTGTCAATTTATTTCTGAATTCTTCGTAAGAACCATCGTATAAGAAACGTAAAGTTCTACCACGCGAAGTGGTGTTGTCAATTACCTCAGCCACTAACGAATCGTCGTCGCCAAAATAAAGTTTGTTACCAATTCTGATTTTACGGGCCGGATCAACCAAAACGTCCCATAGACGCTGCTCTGAGTTTAATTCTCTTAATAAGAAAACTTCAATTCTTGCTCCTGTCTTTTCTTTGTTTCCGTACAAACGTGCCGGGAAAACTTTAGTATTGTTAAGGATCAAAACGTCTCCATCATCAAAATAATTGATAACATCTTTGAACATTTTGTGCTCTATAGTTTGTTTTTGACGATCGATTACCATTAAACGAGACTCATCTCTGTTTTCTGCTGGAAATTCCGCTAAAAGTTCTTTTGGTAAATTGAATTGAAAATGTGATAATTTCATATTGACATTGCTGATTTTAGAGTGTAAATTTTAGATGTTTTTATCTAAAATTGTAAATCGAGTGCAAATATACGATTGTGAGATAGGCGTTGTCAAGTGTTTTGCCGTTTATTTTCAAAAGTCTTTGGTTTACTGATCCTTTGAGTTCCTTCAAAATGAAAGTTTTAGCTTTTCTTTAACTATAATTAAGTTCTGTCTACTTACCTGGTGTATGATAAATGTGTTTTCCTGAACATTCTTTTCTGAGTATAAAAAGCTATGTTGCTCGTGTTAAATATTTTTCACGCAGATCTCGCAGATTATGCAGATTTCTTCTGCTGCCTATTTTGGGAAGATAAAACAAAAAAGCCTCCGATTGAAACCGGAGGCTGTTCTATCATGTTTGGTTAATGAATAACCTTGTATTCCTTATGCAATTTCGGCAACTTCAAACTCTAAAGCTTTCAAATCATTCCAGAAATCAGGGTATGATTTTGAAACTACTCCTGCATCTTCAATAATAATCGGAACTTTTAAAGCCAATGGTGCGAACGCCATGGCCATACGGTGATCATTGTAAGTGGCGATTTTCACATTATGATTAATCGATTCTGATGCCTCTAAAGTCAAACTGTCATTGGTTACCGAAATAGTGGCTCCTAATTTTGTAAGTTCCACTCGTAATGCTTCCAATCGGTCTGTTTCTTTAATTTTTAAAGTATGAAGACCTGTTAAATGACATCCTATTCCTAATCCCAGACAAGTCACAACAATTGTTTGTGCAATATCCGGAGTATTGTTCAATTCAAAATTTACATTTTCAAACTTAAAATTCTCCTGTTTTACCAAAGTCATTTTATTGTTCTGAAAAGTAGTTTTCACTCCCAATTTCTCATAAAGCGATACCAATTCAGAATCTCCTTGTAAGCTGTTATCTTTGTAACTGCTCAGCGTTATAGAAGCAGTGTCTGCCAAAGCTACTAAACTAAAGAAGTACGAAGCCGAACTCCAATCGGATTCTACTACCATTTCTTTGGAAGCTACTTCTGTTTTTGGATATACTTTGATCACATTTCCTTTAAAACTGGTCTGAATATCTAAATCATTTAGCAAAGCCAAAGTCATTTTGATGTATGGAATCGAAGTGATTTCACCTTCTAAAGTCAATTCTAAGCCATTCTCCAGTTTTGGCGCCACTAACAAAAGTGCCGAAATGTATTGACTGCTTACGTTGGCTGCCAAAGTTACTTTTGAAGCAGTTACTTTTTTCCCTTTGATTCGAATTGGCGGATAACCTTCTTCTTTTTCATAAGAGATCTCGACTCCCAGTTGTGCTAAAGCTTCTACCAGAATCTTGATCGGGCGCTCCTGCATTCTGCTGGAGCCTGTCATGACTACTTCACGGCCTTCGTTTACTGCAAAATATGCCGTTAGAAAACGCATCGCCGTTCCTGCATGATGAATGTCTATAATTTCGTCATGACCAATTAATGCTTTTTGCATGACTTCGCTGTCATCGGAGTTTGAAGTATTCGTTAAAGTAATATTTGGAAACAGTGCTTTTAATAACAACAAACGATTGGTTTCGCTTTTTGATCCGGTTACTGCAATTTGTCCTTGTAAATTATGTTGAGTTGTTTGGAGTAGTAAATTCATTATAGGGTAATTATATTATAGCATTTTTGCAAATCTATTTTAAATAAAGGACACTCCAAAACTTTACCTGGACTTATCACATTATTTTAATTTATCGTTGTTTTTATGGCGATCCTTATCTCGAACTGATTTTAAATCCATTTTTTTATCAAAAGCAGCTTGTAAATCTATTCCGGTTTGATTGGCCAGACAAAGCACTACAAAAACAACATCAGCCAGTTCTTCGCCTAAATCTTTGTTTTTATCGCTTTCTTTCTCTGACTGTTCTCCATACCTGCGGGCAATGATACGGGCAACTTCACCTACTTCTTCTGTAAGTTGTGCCATATTCGTTAATTCGTTAAAGTAACGAACGCCATGTTCTTTAATCCAGGTATCTACATCCAGTTGTGCATTTTTCAAATCCATAGTTCTATTTTTCAACAAAAATAATTCTAATCTTTTAATACCGCTAGATTCTCTTTAAAACAATTTTCTCTGTTTCTTTAGCGATCATCCCTTTGTAATATTCTTTTAGCATTTCATACTTTTCGGTAGATACAATTGCATCATTAATCTGGTGCTGCACTGTGATTTGTAAAAGATTATCATTTGCTGCAATGTTAAACTTAAAAGACCCCAGATTCTCTTCCATATTGAAAATTGCTGGCGCAGGTAATGTTTCTACTGCGAATCCTTCAGGAATTTTAAGTGTAATATTGTATTTATCAGTAAACGGGAAACCAAAATCTACCGGATATTCTCTTACTTCCTGTTTGAATGGGTTTTCCTGATTTGCGAAAAACAACATCGGACTCACATATATTTTACCGCCAATTACTTCACATAAATTACTTCCTGTAAAAGAGTACGATTCAACAATAGGTAATAAAATATCTTTTTCATTGGTTTTTGAGTACTCGCTGATTTCAATTTTATTGTTTTGATTCTCCAATTTTTCAAGATACTCTTCTTCTTTGAGACTAGAAATATTATGTCTGGTAATCACAGCATTGTAATCTGTACATTGCCTTCTGGTTTTCCCTGTTATTTTACCATCAGGATCAACACTATAATTCATAAACACAATATCATTCGACGATTTCTTAGGCATCAAATCTACTTCTTCGGAGCTTCCGTCTTTTCGGATCAATCGACCGTACCAATTTAGCGCTCTAAGTGGCAAAACATTAGGGGTTGAGTACTTATCTGAAGCATCTAAAAGTATATTCCCCTCCGGTGTTTCAACTGCCGCAATTACATAATTAAAAGCGGTTCTGTTTGGAAAAAGCGAAATCCCGTTAGAACGTGTACTCACTAAAACCGGATTTGCTGTCAAGCCGGCATAACGCAACATCGCTGTAAGCATTAAATTAATATCGGCAATATTCCCTGTCTTTTCTTTATACGCTTTCTTAACTCCATTATCCGCATAATATCCGAAATAATCATTCCATTTCACATTTTCTTTCACATGATGCAGAACAACCAGTATTTTCTCTTCCTGGCTATTTTTCCCTTCCAGTTTCTTTTTTAAATCTTCTTCGAAATATCCTGTCTTGCTTAACTCTGCACCAAAATCTTTATATTCGTAAATTGTTTTCACAACTGAATTCCAGTCTACTGAATACATTTTATACTCTTTACGAGGAAATTTAGTCATCGATAATTCATGCTGAATACTAGATGTATAATTATCAATATTATTTACAAAAGCCTCCTCTTTCATAGCCGGAAAATCTTTTGCCACATAAGTTGTTTTAGTCTCCTGATAATCTAATTTGTCTGTAGAAAATGTTGTAGAACTGTTCAGCCAGCCACTTCTTTCTTTACTTGTAAAAGTAAGTGTCTTTAAAGCTTTCTCTACTGTAGTTTTTGGAAAAATATATCCTTTCTGTCTTGGATTAAACACATAATACTCCGGAATATAAGTTGTAAATTCTGAATAATCTACAGGAATGCTCGTTTGAAAATCCCATTCTCTGATCATTCGATCACTTGGACATCTTAAAACATATCTAAACTCCAGAACAGAACCTTCTTTTACATTAGGCATTGTAATCTTTTTTTGTGCTCTGAATTTATTGACTACCTCGTCAAACACTCCATCACTCTTAAGTTTTGTTTTTTCGATTTTACCTCCAACTAAATTATAGGTCACTGCATCACTAAATGTTACCTTTTCTTTAAAGTCGTTCTCGTTATAATACCATACCTTTTGATTTGCCCAGTCATACCCTTCCTTTTTATAGATTTTAATTCTGGTTTCGACTTCCGTTACCACAACAAAACCCTGCGTTTCATCGTATTCAAATCTGGCTGTTCCTTTTCTATACAAAATAGCTGCCGCCGCTGATGAATCTTTAGGATGAACTTTCTGTTCTAATTCGGCAACAGACACTTTTCCTAATTTAAACTCTTGCGCTGTCCCTTTGAACATGCAGAGCAACACAATTAAAAAACTTAAAAATTTGATTGATTTCATTTTGATTAATTCTTGGTTAGTATAATTTTGGTGTTATCATTTTTTGCGACTTGTTCCATAAAAAGGCGGTAATCATCATATTCTTTGTTTGAGTATTTTCCTTTATTCAAAAACAAGGATCGTTTGTAGAGCAATTTATTATTCTCTTTTTTGATGATTTCAGTTTTGTATTCACCGAACTTCCCTTTTAATTCAAAATTTGAAGGCAAGAATTCTATAGCAAAACCTGCTGGTAAATTAACCTCAATCTCATCTGTATCTGCATAGCCGCGCTGAATCTGAAATGGACTTTTTCTGTTTCGGATTCTCTTTACGTTATTCCCGTTTTGATTAAATGCATCAACAGCAAAAATTAGTTTGTTCCCTGAAACTGTTGCATAATTTAAAGCGCTAAGCTGTACATCTTCGGTAAAGCGTATAGCCTCTTTATTATTGTTCAAAGCTATCTTACCCAATTTCAAATTGTTGATATTATCCCAATACTCTTTGTAATGCGCTTCTTTTTCAGTTGGCTGTAAATGCTCTATTCTGGTTTTTGAAGCGTATTGAGAACCTTCTGAATTTATTAAAATCGAACCGGAAAAATGTCCATTTTCATCTATGGTATAAGTTCCTTTTTCGATTTGAGTATTGCCATTATCTTCATAGATTTTAGTCCTTACTATTTCTGCTCCTTCAGGTTTCATAACCAAGACATCTCTGTCATCAGTAAAAGTTCCCTGATATCCAAAAGGATCGTCCTGACTCGTACATTCTAGCCAGATATACTGATTCCCATTTGGAATTGATAAAATCATGTGATTACCCTGCATGGAAACAAAATCAGATTCGATATTTGTTTTATTAGTATCTCCGTATAAA
It encodes the following:
- the kynU gene encoding kynureninase; the encoded protein is MTFQNTREFAKQLDSEDILNHYQDQFIFPKVNDKRVIYFTGNSLGLQPKRTKAYIDEVMNDWANLAVEGHFYAEKPWWDYQERFAEPLSKIVGALPSEVTVMNTLTVNLHLLMVSFYQPTATRYKIICEEKAFPSDQYMFQSQVHFHGYKTEDAIVEIKRREGEHNIRLEDILAKIEEVGDELALVLIGGVNYYTGQVFDMKTITAAGQKAGAKVGWDLAHAAGNIKLQLHDWNVDFAAWCSYKYMNSGPGNASGCFVHEKHHNNPDLPRFAGWWGHNKERRFKMEPNFDPVHGADGWQVSNLPILSLAPYLASVEMFAEVGMDTLITKRDKITAYLEFILHEIDKEVKGSFEIITPSNLSERASQLSVFLHGEGRSLFDYLMKNGVITDWREPNVIRLAPVPLYCSYEDMYDFGQILKKGILGE
- the queA gene encoding tRNA preQ1(34) S-adenosylmethionine ribosyltransferase-isomerase QueA, which codes for MKLSHFQFNLPKELLAEFPAENRDESRLMVIDRQKQTIEHKMFKDVINYFDDGDVLILNNTKVFPARLYGNKEKTGARIEVFLLRELNSEQRLWDVLVDPARKIRIGNKLYFGDDDSLVAEVIDNTTSRGRTLRFLYDGSYEEFRNKLTELGETPIPKYINREVTAEDAERYQTIYAKEEGAVAAPTAGLHFSKHLLKKLEIKGVNFAEVTLHVGLGTFNPVEVEDLSKHKMDSEELIIRQEACDIVNAAKAGRKRICAVGTTSMRAIESSVSSQNTLNPYEGWTNKFIFPPHDFSIANCMITNFHTPKSTLLMMISAFCGHDLMKRAYEEAIKEEYKFYSYGDAMLIL
- the aroA gene encoding 3-phosphoshikimate 1-carboxyvinyltransferase, which gives rise to MNLLLQTTQHNLQGQIAVTGSKSETNRLLLLKALFPNITLTNTSNSDDSEVMQKALIGHDEIIDIHHAGTAMRFLTAYFAVNEGREVVMTGSSRMQERPIKILVEALAQLGVEISYEKEEGYPPIRIKGKKVTASKVTLAANVSSQYISALLLVAPKLENGLELTLEGEITSIPYIKMTLALLNDLDIQTSFKGNVIKVYPKTEVASKEMVVESDWSSASYFFSLVALADTASITLSSYKDNSLQGDSELVSLYEKLGVKTTFQNNKMTLVKQENFKFENVNFELNNTPDIAQTIVVTCLGLGIGCHLTGLHTLKIKETDRLEALRVELTKLGATISVTNDSLTLEASESINHNVKIATYNDHRMAMAFAPLALKVPIIIEDAGVVSKSYPDFWNDLKALEFEVAEIA
- a CDS encoding nucleotide pyrophosphohydrolase is translated as MDLKNAQLDVDTWIKEHGVRYFNELTNMAQLTEEVGEVARIIARRYGEQSEKESDKNKDLGEELADVVFVVLCLANQTGIDLQAAFDKKMDLKSVRDKDRHKNNDKLK
- a CDS encoding DUF3857 domain-containing protein, encoding MKSIKFLSFLIVLLCMFKGTAQEFKLGKVSVAELEQKVHPKDSSAAAAILYRKGTARFEYDETQGFVVVTEVETRIKIYKKEGYDWANQKVWYYNENDFKEKVTFSDAVTYNLVGGKIEKTKLKSDGVFDEVVNKFRAQKKITMPNVKEGSVLEFRYVLRCPSDRMIREWDFQTSIPVDYSEFTTYIPEYYVFNPRQKGYIFPKTTVEKALKTLTFTSKERSGWLNSSTTFSTDKLDYQETKTTYVAKDFPAMKEEAFVNNIDNYTSSIQHELSMTKFPRKEYKMYSVDWNSVVKTIYEYKDFGAELSKTGYFEEDLKKKLEGKNSQEEKILVVLHHVKENVKWNDYFGYYADNGVKKAYKEKTGNIADINLMLTAMLRYAGLTANPVLVSTRSNGISLFPNRTAFNYVIAAVETPEGNILLDASDKYSTPNVLPLRALNWYGRLIRKDGSSEEVDLMPKKSSNDIVFMNYSVDPDGKITGKTRRQCTDYNAVITRHNISSLKEEEYLEKLENQNNKIEISEYSKTNEKDILLPIVESYSFTGSNLCEVIGGKIYVSPMLFFANQENPFKQEVREYPVDFGFPFTDKYNITLKIPEGFAVETLPAPAIFNMEENLGSFKFNIAANDNLLQITVQHQINDAIVSTEKYEMLKEYYKGMIAKETEKIVLKRI